One window from the genome of Musa acuminata AAA Group cultivar baxijiao chromosome BXJ1-4, Cavendish_Baxijiao_AAA, whole genome shotgun sequence encodes:
- the LOC103974263 gene encoding peroxidase 64, translated as MASLVASLFIFSLLRLGDALSVDYYAETCPQAEVAVMEAVKRATANDNTVPAALLRMHFHDCFVRGCDASVLLNSKGNNTAEKDGPPNISLHAFYVIDNAKKAVEKLCPGVVSCADILALAARDAVALSGGPKWEVPKGRKDGRVSKASESTQLPAPTLDFSQLKQIFSQRGLSTKDLVALTGGHTLGFAHCSSFQNRIHNFDATHDVDPSMNSDFAARLRKVCPAHNKVKNAGSAMDSTTTVFDNAYYKLLIQGKGLFSSDEALLTHPKTKQLASKFAASREEFFEAFVKSMIRMGSIQGGQEVRKDCRVVNQ; from the exons ATGGCTTCACTCGTCGCCTCACTCTTCATCTTCTCCCTTCTTCGTCTGGGTGATGCACTCAGCGTGGATTACTACGCCGAGACTTGCCCGCAGGCGGAGGTGGCCGTGATGGAGGCCGTGAAGCGAGCGACGGCCAATGACAACACTGTTCCTGCAGCGTTGCTTCGGATGCATTTCCATGATTGCTTCGTTCGG GGTTGTGATGCCTCAGTGCTGTTGAACTCCAAGGGGAACAACACTGCGGAGAAGGATGGGCCACCCAACATCTCACTGCATGCATTCTATGTCATAGACAATGCCAAGAAAGCTGTGGAGAAGTTGTGCCCTGGTGTGGTTTCTTGTGCTGATATATTGGCACTGGCTGCCAGAGATGCAGTGGCCCTG TCAGGAGGACCCAAGTGGGAGGTTCCAAAGGGGAGGAAAGATGGAAGGGTTTCCAAGGCCAGTGAGTCAACACAGCTTCCAGCTCCAACCTTGGACTTCTCCCAGCTGAAGCAGATCTTCTCACAGAGGGGACTCTCCACAAAGGATCTTGTAGCACTAACAG GTGGCCACACTTTAGGGTTTGCTCACTGCTCCTCCTTCCAGAATCGGATCCACAACTTCGACGCGACCCACGACGTGGATCCGTCGATGAACTCCGACTTCGCGGCGAGGCTGAGGAAGGTGTGCCCGGCTCACAACAAGGTAAAGAACGCAGGATCAGCCATGGATTCCACCACCACAGTGTTCGACAACGCCTACTACAAGCTGCTCATCCAAGGGAAGGGACTGTTCTCTTCCGACGAAGCTCTTTTGACCCACCCCAAGACCAAACAACTGGCATCCAAGTTTGCTGCTTCACGAGAAGAGTTCTTCGAGGCTTTTGTCAAGTCCATGATCAGAATGGGAAGCATTCAAGGTGGGCAGGAAGTGAGGAAGGACTGCAGGGTGGTTAATCAGTGA